The Nitrospira sp. genome segment TGCCGAAGTCATGAAGGCTTCTGAACTCGTCATGGTCGATTTTTGGGCCGTGTGGTGCGGTCCCTGCCAAATGGTGGCTCCCATCGTTGACGAATTGGCCCAGGAATATGCCGGAAAGCTCAAAGTTCGAAAACTGAACACTGATGAGAACCCCGAGGTCGCGGGTCGTTACCAGGTGATGAGTATCCCTACCATTCTTTTCTTCAAAAGTGGCCAGCCGGTTGAAAAGCTGGTGGGCGCCAGACCAAAACGCCAATTTAAAGAAATGATCGATTCGCTGCTCGCTCAACATGCAGGGACCGCCTAAGAAGTCTCCTCGCAGCCAT includes the following:
- the trxA gene encoding thioredoxin, whose protein sequence is MAGDALKVEDSTWDAEVMKASELVMVDFWAVWCGPCQMVAPIVDELAQEYAGKLKVRKLNTDENPEVAGRYQVMSIPTILFFKSGQPVEKLVGARPKRQFKEMIDSLLAQHAGTA